The DNA region CTGACCAACCCCAGCTTGGCCCGCAACACCCCATGCCAGGCAGTGTCAAACCGGGCGGCAAAACCGTTGACGGCTTCTGTGAACTCTTCAATCGCGGCGTCCCGGTCCGGCATCAAGGGCAGAAGCGCCGTGGCCAGTTGGGCCAGGTTCCACGCCGCGATCTGCGGTTGCTGCGCATAGGCATAGCGCCCGAATTGGTCGATGGAGGAGAAGACCTTGTTCGCCTCATACGTATCCATGAACGCGCAGGGGCCGTAGTCGATGGTCTCGCCCGAAAGGGTCATGTTGTCGGTATTCATCACGCCATGGATGAAGCCCACGCCCATCCACTTTGCGATCAGGTCGGCCTGCGCCTGCAACGCCGCGTCCAGCAGGCCGGAGGGGCCGTCGACGTCCGGATAATGCCGCGCGATGGTGTGGTCCAAAAGCGCTTGCAAGGCGTCCACGTCCTGGCGGGCTGCGAAGTATTGAAATGTGCCGACACGGATGTGCGACGCCGCCACGCGCGTCAGAACCGCGCCGGGCATCCGGGCCTCGCGCAACACAATTTCTCCGGTTGTCACTGCCGCTAAGGCCCGCGTTGTGGGGATGCCCAAGGCGGCCATCGCCTCTGACACGATATATTCGCGCAGGACCGGACCCAGCCACGCGCGCCCGTCGCCCATTCGGGAATAAGGCGTCTGGCCCGCGCCCTTCAACTGCACATCAAAACGTGCGCCGTCCGGGGCCACCACCTCGCCTAACATCACGGCGCGCCCGTCGCCCAATTGCTGCGACCAGCCGCCGAACTGGTGGCCTGCATAGACCTGCGCCAAGGGGGCCGCGCCCATGGGTACAACGTTGCCCGCAAATAACTGCGCCAGCTCTGCGTCGCTTTCACCCAACGTGATGCCAAGCCGCTCTGCCAGGGGGCGATTGACCGCGATCAATCCGGGCTCCGCCACGGGTTTGGGGGACATGCGCGTGAAGAAGCGATCGGGCAGGCTGGCATAGGTGTTATCGAACGGGAAGGCGTCTGGCATGGGGGTCTCCGGCGTTTTGCCTGATGTAGGGGTTTGGGCCGGGGTTGCCTAGGGCGGAAGGTTCAGGGCGAGGTGAACTGGATTTCGATCAGCACGGGCCGGGTCGCGACTTGTCCCAGCGGGGTGCGTGACAGGGCGTCTGCCTCGATCCGTAACTGTTGGGGAGCCTCCGTGATCAAGGCGTTTTGCAGGGGAA from Jannaschia sp. CCS1 includes:
- a CDS encoding protein adenylyltransferase SelO; the encoded protein is MPDAFPFDNTYASLPDRFFTRMSPKPVAEPGLIAVNRPLAERLGITLGESDAELAQLFAGNVVPMGAAPLAQVYAGHQFGGWSQQLGDGRAVMLGEVVAPDGARFDVQLKGAGQTPYSRMGDGRAWLGPVLREYIVSEAMAALGIPTTRALAAVTTGEIVLREARMPGAVLTRVAASHIRVGTFQYFAARQDVDALQALLDHTIARHYPDVDGPSGLLDAALQAQADLIAKWMGVGFIHGVMNTDNMTLSGETIDYGPCAFMDTYEANKVFSSIDQFGRYAYAQQPQIAAWNLAQLATALLPLMPDRDAAIEEFTEAVNGFAARFDTAWHGVLRAKLGLVSEQEGDAQLAFDLLNRMEQGGGDFTQVFRALSGPEPERAAEAFAAPAVLAPWLKAWRARLARDNVAKAARIASMQADNPALIPRNHRIEEVIQAAVKGDFAPFERLTTALQDPFTDRPEFADLQATPARSEAVTQTFCGT